CTGTCGCTGCGAGAATGCCTTTGGTCTGGGCCTCAGAGGCACCCAGAACCGTACCTATGAAGTCGGACGGGTTCTTGACAACCACTACTAAGAGTTAGATGTGAAAGAGAGGGTGGCTAGGTAGATAGACAGTCATAAGTCCCTCGGAGGCTACACTTACCTTCTCCGTTTGACAGCAGTCCGATGTCCACCAGGATCTGGCCGTAAAGCTTCGCGACGGTGGTCTTGCCAGTCCCGGGTGACCCGAGGAAGACCCTGTTGAGGGAATACTCGATGACgggctcctcggcgagctcaCGGAGATAGTTCGACTGAATGCTGTCGACCAGGGCTTTGACCGACTCTTTGACCGATGAGAGGCCGATGAGACATTGCATCTTCTTCCAGGCCTTGCAACTGGAGAGGGCGCTTGACGGTTCCGGCCCGACCAGGTCCTCCTTGGTAAAGAGCAGGTCATTGGTCTTGGCTCCAGCACGGCGCTCCTTTCGGAGTCTGTTGGCCTGTCTCTTGGAGATGTTGGCGAGGAGATTCTCGACCGCTCTCGCGTTGCCGAATCCCACTTTACCGCGCCCCCGGCCGAGTCTCCGGGTGACGACGCGGAGGTATAGGTCATCCTCCCACTTCATGCGGCCATTGTACTTCTTCTGAATTTGATACTGAAGGATCCGCAGgagctcgtcatcgtcaaagTCGTCAAACTTCATCTCCGTCGGGAACCGGCTGGGGAAGCCCGGATTGTGAGCGAAGAATGATTCCATCTGCTTGCTGTAGCCGGCCAGGAGGAAGATGATCTTGCCCGTGAGATTCTCCACCTCGGCGAGCAGGAAGTCAAGCACCCCGCGCCCTCCGGGGCTATTACCGGACGAGAGTTGGTAGGCCTCGTCAATGAAGAGgacaccaccgccgtcgttgaGCATGTCGTCCAACATCTGCTGGCAGCCCGGGACTCCCATCGCCGCAAGCTTCGAGCCGGACGTCTCCTTGAAGCAGCTGCCGGCGATGACACCGACCGATGTCACAAAGTTGCTGTAGATCCGTGCTACAGTTGTCTTGCCTATTGTACCTTTAGTCTCATCCAGAGCCATAGATCACTAGGGGGCTCTGATTGGCTTACCAGTGCCCGGGTTTCCCAAAAGCGTACAGCCAAATCTCTCCGTCGACAGTGAGATGCCTTGCCGGACCGCGATGTCGACCTTGTTCTTGATGGACAGGAACTCCTTCTTGACACTCTCTATGCCGATCATGCCCATCAGCCCGTCCAGAGCAGCGCTGCTTGCCCCATCATTCTTCATGGCATTCCATTCTGCTTGAGCACTCTCGACAGGCGCCGGTGGCTGCCATGGATCCGGCGCATCACCTCGCTGAACTTTGGCTGCTGAAGTTTCTGACTTTCGGGCCTGCTCATCAGCCTGCATCTTCTGTGCCCGATCCCTCGTCGCTTTCAAGTCGGTGAGCTCCGCGCGAGTCTTCTCAAGCATTTTCTTGTGCTCACTGTCCTCTTGGGCGTACTTGATCAGGCGTCGTTCGtggtcgagctcgtcctgCATCTCCTGGAGCTCCTTGGCGTAACGCTTCGCGATCCTTTTCCATCTGGAGATCTCGCTGCAGTCTTCTGCGAGTatcctcgtcttccaggcGACAATCACGGCAAGCGGCGTCTTGGTCGGTGCATCGGACGGTGAAGTTGTGGCCTCGATCGCACGTCTTCCCGATGCGCTCCATGCACGGGACCTTGCGGTGGTCTGCAATTCGATGGCATCTCATCTGGCACGTGTGTTTACCGCATGACAAGGAGGCGTTGCTGTAAATTTCAACGTAATtagcatcatcatcatctcctcCACTAGGTGGTCTCTCTCTCGGTCATCAGTCTTTCCTGACTCACCAGATCTCGTCGCAGCCTCCCTCGGGACATTTTATGTTGAAGTCTTCGGGTTTGGTTAACAAAGCCGTCTTCTCGGGATGCTGTTGGCAGCGAATGGCAACGCCATCTTGCAGGTACTCCTTTTCTTTGAGCAGGCTAAAGAATGGCAGCCAGATCGCCTGGCCCTGCGAAGACGCCATGAAGGTCTCCATGTTCCCTATCAGGATGAGGCACTCTCTTGCTCGGGAACACAGCACGTTCAGGCGTTCTGGCGCCTTCATGAAGCCAATGTCGCCGCTATTATTGCTTCGTGTCAGTGAAACGATGACGATATCGCTCTCTTCGCCCTGGTAGTTGTCTATTGCAGTTAGCTCAAGACTCCCGTGCCGAAGAGCAGATTGACAATGGTGGTCTTACCAATGGTCGACAGCCGAATCCCTCTCGAATCAGGCTTCAccttgcccgccgccgccgtcatcagcCCCGCACGGATGAGCTCGAACGAGTCCAGGTCGTTGAGCCAGGGGTCGTTCTCGTGGCTCAGCATGTCCCGGAGCAGTCGAAGCTGGTCCAGATATGGCgtgaggacgacgagattCTCCGTGCCATAGCCCTGCTGCCCCAGGTACTTGACCAGCTTCAGGACCATCCCCGCCTCGAAGTGGTTCCGTTTGCTTGCGggaaggccgccgtcgcggcgtTCGGCGATCTCGCTGGCTGCCTCCTCCGGGTGACTGTGGTTGATGAAGCTGACTCGGCTCTGCAGTCCCTTGGGCGCCTTTCGTGCCTCGGTCTTGGGATCGTCCAGCAAGTCAGGGTACGTCATATGTCGGACAAGGTCCGAGATTTCGGGGTGCATGCGATGTTGCTTCTGGAGCGTGACATGTCGATGGCCCTGGAGAATCATACGTTCAAAGAGCGAGCGGTTGAGATCGAACCCATCCCCCTTCTCCACACTCAGTGCGAAATTGTTGATCTTGGGCCGGAGTTGCTTGTGGTCTCCGATCAAGATTAGCTGGCTGGTCATGCTGTGCAGCGCAGTCAGCACGTGagcctcgaggatctcgccggcctcctcgacgaggacgacgtccgGCTGGGCGGCCTTGATGAGCGACTTGTACTTGGCGGCCGCGGTGGTGGTACATCCGATgagtttcttcttcttgatgaACGCACACTTCCTCTCGTTGTACAGGGTGTTCACCTTCTCTTGGGCCTCATTGAAACGCTTGACCAGGCCCTCGGCCGCTTCGATTCGTTCTTTCTGCAGAGACTCGGCCCAGCCTTGGGCGTGCTTGCGCCTTTCATCTTCGGGCATCTCCCAGATGCTCTTGCTTCTAGCTGGAACGAATTGATGCAGCTCGCCGGCATCAAGGCCCTGAATCCACCGTTCGAGAAGGTAGTCGGGCTTCATGGCTTTATTGTCTTTGCCCGCGAGCGCGAAGCCCTCGTCTTGTTCGGGTAGAAGAAAAGCCTCGTAGAAcgccgcgtcctcgtcggagAACTCGAGAGAGCTCAGCATCTCCATCGAGCTTACCCTTCCGTGGACGAGGCTGCTGCATTCACTGTTGATCTTTTCTCTGATGTTGGTTAGTTCTTCTTTcgtgttgttgatgagttCCCATGCCTCTGGACTCCGTCGGTCGATACTTGCACGCAGCTGCACGTCCAGTGACAACAAGGCGGTTTCTGCTGTCGACTTGGAGCCGAGCCGCACCATATCACTGGACGAGATGCCGATTTTCATGAGATCCTCGAGGAACTGGTCGAGGGCATGGTTGGTATAGCTGAGTACCAGGATGCGCGTTGAGGGGTCCATCAGAAGCACCTTGGCTGCCAGGGCGCCCACAAACGACTTGCCGGTTCCTAGAGCGTGGAAGATCAGTTTCAAGATCGTGTGACGTGACTTGACGGGATAAGAGCCACGACAACTTACCAGGAGGGCCTTGAATGAGGGCCACTGGGCTCTCCAACGTGTGTAGCAGAGCCCGGATCTGAGAATGGTCGAGATCAAGGCGTCGGTCACACAGATCAAGCTTGCGCGACTCGCCATTCAGCAGCTGCCGTAGCCGTCCTATCTGGACCTGTACGAGAGTACCGTATTGCAACGAATCGAGTGActggtcgtcctcgtcgtcggcatcgagccGAAGGAGTTCCCCTCCGAGAGGCATCTCGACCATGTCTTGCAGGCGTTCTAGGACAGGCTGGTAGGCAAAGACCGGAGTATCGACCAAAATGAACTTGAGATCTTTGGGCGCACGAAGGGCCAGCAGAGCTCTGCCAGT
This genomic interval from Colletotrichum higginsianum IMI 349063 chromosome 9, whole genome shotgun sequence contains the following:
- a CDS encoding CbbX protein → MTSSTSDPRRAARLLKVFRDVTKGGKAITTAADARLFLEAVRTNPSPAACLEIITASEIAKNAIRHSIRIDLSTTFVRAHVIPFMAYLTDPAVKMMYDGELLRQLLLIIAQPPVLWDNLLHVYRDSRLAEEELYVFAWLCLELASLSDSELNGIVDDISIALEQSPLQNASDHRTRDLTYKIKKVLELRSSISPDTGCEAAGGRHDNDFVNFRDISVFPTSDEFYSSAPPFYRQAAEVAGIGFAQRPRAHLDNQFRLLREDMLGELRDDLKVATGRKKSKKMAQILTDLAFTGIDTGDDKRGHFCAVLVACKQGLEALTRVPLPRRQAFLNDCRSFLRHQSFGALCRDDNIVAFAFLLRDVDELRKEPPVLSLQFTSSDATGRALLALRAPKDLKFILVDTPVFAYQPVLERLQDMVEMPLGGELLRLDADDEDDQSLDSLQYGTLVQVQIGRLRQLLNGESRKLDLCDRRLDLDHSQIRALLHTLESPVALIQGPPGTGKSFVGALAAKVLLMDPSTRILVLSYTNHALDQFLEDLMKIGISSSDMVRLGSKSTAETALLSLDVQLRASIDRRSPEAWELINNTKEELTNIREKINSECSSLVHGRVSSMEMLSSLEFSDEDAAFYEAFLLPEQDEGFALAGKDNKAMKPDYLLERWIQGLDAGELHQFVPARSKSIWEMPEDERRKHAQGWAESLQKERIEAAEGLVKRFNEAQEKVNTLYNERKCAFIKKKKLIGCTTTAAAKYKSLIKAAQPDVVLVEEAGEILEAHVLTALHSMTSQLILIGDHKQLRPKINNFALSVEKGDGFDLNRSLFERMILQGHRHVTLQKQHRMHPEISDLVRHMTYPDLLDDPKTEARKAPKGLQSRVSFINHSHPEEAASEIAERRDGGLPASKRNHFEAGMVLKLVKYLGQQGYGTENLVVLTPYLDQLRLLRDMLSHENDPWLNDLDSFELIRAGLMTAAAGKVKPDSRGIRLSTIDNYQGEESDIVIVSLTRSNNSGDIGFMKAPERLNVLCSRARECLILIGNMETFMASSQGQAIWLPFFSLLKEKEYLQDGVAIRCQQHPEKTALLTKPEDFNIKCPEGGCDEIW